The DNA region TCCTTCTGCTTGGCCTCGATCTCGGCCTCGAGCTGCTTCTTCTTCTCCTCAAGGGCGGCGCGCTCGGCCTCTTCCTGCTTCTTCTTCTCTTCGGCCTTGCGCTTCTCGTCGGCCTGATCGGCGTCCTTGGTGTTCGCGGCCGCGTCGTTGCCGGTGAGGGCACCGATGTTCACGGGATTCTTTCCGCCCTTGTCGCCGTGGTCGTCTGCGAGGGCCTGGCTGCCGTGGAAATCATCTGCGTGCGCTTTGGCATTCCCATCGGTCTTCGCCGTGGGGGCTGCGGCGGTGTGGGCGGCCGCAGGCGCGGTGTGGACGGCAGCGGTGGCGCGGGGGGCTGCGGGGGTGATGCCGTGTACCGAATGATGCGACATGATGCTCTCTCCTCGTATGCAGTGCTTCGTCGGGGAGGGAGTGGCGGTCGCCAAGGGCCATCCTTGGAGCGTCTGCCTGGTCCCGTCCCGCGCTTCGCCTGAAGCTCTCTCGTGCTCTGATGTTCGCACACGGTTGGCCCCGGAGAAAGTGCGGTTCTGTTAAATTCGTGTTACAGATGTTAACATGATGTTTCCGTGGTCGGGTCGGACCGTAAAAAGACGGCCCTCTTCAAAGCGGGTGAGTCGGGCTCCGGGGAAGGAATGAAAGGCCGCCCGTGTTCAACCAAGCATCTACATCGCTCTGAAAAAGCGCAGGAGAAACCCTATGCACACCGAGGTCGTCCGCGCCGTGCTTGACGAGCACGCCCACCAGCCCGGCGCCATGCTGCCCGTGCTGCATGGCATTCAAGACCGTCTGGGCTATGTCCCCGACGAGGCGGTGCCCCTCGTGGCAAAGCGCTTGAACGTGTCGCGAGCCGAGGTGCACGGGGTCATCACCTTCTACCATCACTTCCGCCGCACCCCTCCGGGTCGTCACGTGGTGCGCCTGTGCCAGGCTGAAGCCTGTCAGGCGGTGGGGTCTGACGCGCTGGCCGAGCACGCGAAGCGGCGCTTGGGGTGCGGGTTCCATGAGACCACCGCCGACGGGGCCATCACCCTCGAGCCCGTGTACTGCCTGGGTCTGTGCGCCAACGGCCCGTCGGCCCTCGTTGATGAGCTGCATCTGCACGCGCACCTCACGCCCGAGCGGTTCGATGCCCTGGTGCACGATCTGTCGTCGGAGGCGCGCGCATGAGCTTGAGAGTCTACGTTCCTCGAGACGCTGCCGCGCTCGCGCTGGGCGCTGACGCCGTGGCCCGCGCGTTTGTTGAGG from Pseudomonadota bacterium includes:
- a CDS encoding formate dehydrogenase subunit gamma; protein product: MHTEVVRAVLDEHAHQPGAMLPVLHGIQDRLGYVPDEAVPLVAKRLNVSRAEVHGVITFYHHFRRTPPGRHVVRLCQAEACQAVGSDALAEHAKRRLGCGFHETTADGAITLEPVYCLGLCANGPSALVDELHLHAHLTPERFDALVHDLSSEARA